AATTCTCAAGAGTTATAGCCTTGTTCACCATAAGGTTGTAGCTTTTCAAGCCATTTTTGTTCAAGCTTTTCGAGTTCTTTTTTGGCATCAAAAAATCCCTCTTCTTTCTGCTTCAAGTACTCCACTACTTCGAGCTGAAAGGCATCCGTACCAAATGTAATGTAATCTGCTTGTAACGCTTTATTTGTATACGTATTTGTCTTTAGCATAAACTGAAAGCCATTTAGGCGCTTTAAGTTATTGAAGCTACCAACAAACACTTTGCCATTTTGTTT
This DNA window, taken from Lysinibacillus sp. FSL M8-0337, encodes the following:
- a CDS encoding GIY-YIG nuclease family protein codes for the protein MDHKKELKELYKEMKIEAGVFTMTNKQNGKVFVGSFNNLKRLNGFQFMLKTNTYTNKALQADYITFGTDAFQLEVVEYLKQKEEGFFDAKKELEKLEQKWLEKLQPYGEQGYNS